A single Xenopus laevis strain J_2021 chromosome 3S, Xenopus_laevis_v10.1, whole genome shotgun sequence DNA region contains:
- the ache.S gene encoding acetylcholinesterase, translated as MALVPFAQLCLCTLSLLLSPALTQSDAGLLVTTRSGKVRGFRLPVLSSQVSAFLGIPFAEPPLDKMRFRRSEPKKPWTDVWDATAYPNACYQYFDTLYPGFPGMEMWNPNRPMSEDCLYLNIWVPHPRPSNATVMVWIYGGGFSTGSSSLDVYDGRYLCHAENVIVVSMNYRVGAFGFLTLAPGSSDAPGNVGLFDQRLALQWVQDNIAFFGGDPRTVTIFGESAGAVSVGMHVLSPGSHHLFSKAALQSGSPNTPWATVTPQEARRRTELLGKFLDCRIGNDTELLNCLRVKQPQELIDHEFSVLPAPSVFRFTFVPVPDGDFFPEPPEVLMNMGRFKPCPLLMGINQNEGSYFLLYGAPGFSKNNESLITREEFLSGVKMSVPHANDIALEAVVMQYTDWADEHAGIKNREAMDQLVGDHNVICPLTYFAGKVSETGNRVYTYVFDHRASNLAWPQWMGVPHGYEIEFVFGLPLDANLNYTPQEEALSRRMMRFWANFARTGDPNDGNDARQQRWPLYTASEQRYIAINNRRQQDLQGIRVQTCMFWNRFLPKLLNITDNIDEAERQWKEEFHRWSTYMMRWKNQFDHYSKQESCSEL; from the exons ATGGCACTTGTACCCTTTGCTCAGCTGTGTCTCTGCACACTCTCTCTCCTCCTGTCTCCGGCTCTCACACAGAGCGATGCTGGTCTCCTGGTCACTACTCGTTCCGGGAAGGTGCGTGGCTTTAGGCTTCCAGTCCTTTCTAGCCAAGTAAGCGCCTTCCTGGGCATTCCCTTTGCTGAACCACCATTGGACAAAATGCGCTTCCGACGTTCAGAACCCAAGAAACCATGGACAGATGTTTGGGATGCAACCGCCTATCCAAATGCCTGCTATCAATATTTTGACACTTTGTACCCTGGTTTTCCTGGCATGGAAATGTGGAATCCTAACCGGCCAATGAGTGAAGATTGCCTGTATCTTAACATCTGGGTCCCGCACCCACGTCCCTCCAATGCTACCGTTATGGTATGGATATATGGTGGAGGTTTCTCCACTGGGTCTTCTTCTCTTGATGTTTATGATGGACGCTACCTGTGCCATGCTGAAAATGTCATTGTTGTCTCCATGAATTACCGTGTTGGAGCTTTTGGTTTTCTGACCCTGGCACCTGGTAGCTCAGATGCTCCTGGCAATGTTGGCTTGTTTGACCAACGTCTTGCTCTCCAGTGGGTTCAGGACAATATAGCTTTCTTTGGTGGAGATCCCAGGACTGTCACAATTTTTGGGGAAAGTGCTGGCGCTGTCTCTGTGGGTATGCACGTCCTTTCCCCTGGAAGCCACCATCTCTTCTCCAAAGCTGCATTGCAGAGTGGCTCACCGAACACACCCTGGGCTACAGTCACCCCACAGGAGGCTAGACGCCGAACAGAGCTGCTGGGAAAATTTTTGGACTGCAGAATTGGAAATGATACAGAGTTACTGAACTGTCTAAGAGTCAAGCAACCCCAGGAATTAATTGATCATGAATTCTCTGTACTACCAGCACCCAGTGTCTTTCGTTTTACCTTTGTACCAGTGCCAGATGGAGACTTTTTTCCAGAGCCTCCTGAGGTCTTGATgaatatgggcagatttaagccATGCCCCTTGCTGATGGGAATCAACCAAAATGAAGGATCATACTTCCTACTGTATGGGGCCCCTGGCTTTAGCAAGAACAACGAGAGTCTCATCACTCGAGAAGAGTTCCTCAGTGGAGTCAAGATGAGTGTTCCACATGCCAACGATATTGCCCTGGAGGCAGTAGTGATGCAGTACACGGACTGGGCAGATGAACATGCAGGAATCAAGAACAGGGAGGCCATGGATCAGCTGGTGGGAGACCATAATGTCATTTGCCCCCTTACTTACTTTGCCGGAAAGGTCTCAGAGACTGGAAACCGGGTGTATACGTATGTTTTTGACCACCGGGCATCCAACCTGGCTTGGCCACAGTGGATGGGGGTCCCACATGGATACGAAATTGAATTTGTCTTCGGTCTTCCCCTAGATGCAAATCTGAACTATACCCCCCAGGAAGAGGCTCTGAGTCGCAGAATGATGAGATTCTGGGCTAACTTTGCACGGACTGG TGACCCCAACGACGGTAACGATGCCCGTCAACAGCGCTGGCCCTTGTACACTGCATCTGAGCAGAGATATATAGCCATTAACAACAGGCGACAACAGGATCTGCAGGGCATCCGAGTCCAAACCTGCATGTTCTGGAATCGTTTCTTGCCTAAACTACTCAACATTACAG ACAATATTGATGAGGCAGAGCGGCAGTGGAAAGAGGAGTTCCATCGCTGGAGTACCTATATGATGAGATGGAAGAACCAGTTTGACCATTACAGTAAGCAGGAGAGCTGCAGCGAGCTGTGA
- the LOC108703507 gene encoding P2Y purinoceptor 4, which produces MSFSPSPSSPNSSLPTSSSQGSTCQLDESYKHIFLPICYLFTFLLSLGLNSVVLTQCLRHPRNPSLVYMFNLALSDLMYSLSLPFLITSYISRDRWLFGDPMCRLVRFLFYFNLYCSIFFLTCISYHRYRGICHPMRTMRIETLRWVRATCVLVWTLVFALTSPILFFARTGPLDGPVDGVTCWDDALDEDLPKYVPYGVFLHISGFFLPFSLTAWCYSRVVRTLWRTLKGGVVPGPVPGVAQRRKSIRTIVTITLLFALCFLPFHVTRTIFLALRAGGAALGGCRALGVVAVCYKVTRPLASANAFLNALLYFLTKEPCGRGNRGKKGEPISKQEGKKGQSKESQVWGNIYPSFP; this is translated from the coding sequence ATGTCCTTCTCTCCCTCACCCTCTTCCCCTAACTCTTCCCTCCCCACTTCATCCTCCCAGGGATCAACGTGCCAGCTGGATGAGTCCTACAAGCATATCTTCCTCCCTATCTGCTACCTCTTTACATTTCTGCTCAGCCTGGGCCTCAACTCAGTGGTCCTCACACAGTGCCTACGTCACCCAAGGAACCCATCTCTGGTCTACATGTTCAACCTGGCTCTCAGCGACCTGATGTATAGTCTGTCCTTGCCCTTTCTCATCACTAGCTACATCTCCCGTGACAGATGGCTCTTCGGGGACCCCATGTGTCGCTTAGTTCGTTTCCTCTTCTACTTTAACCTCTACTGCAGTATATTCTTCCTCACCTGCATCTCATACCATCGCTACAGGGGCATCTGCCACCCAATGCGCACTATGCGTATAGAGACCCTACGATGGGTGAGGGCTACCTGTGTGCTGGTCTGGACCCTTGTATTTGCTTTGACATCACCCATTCTGTTCTTTGCCCGGACAGGACCCCTAGATGGTCCAGTTGATGGAGTAACCTGTTGGGATGATGCCCTTGATGAAGACCTTCCTAAATATGTACCATATGGGGTTTTCCTTCACATATCAGGCTTCTTCCTGCCATTCTCACTCACTGCCTGGTGCTATTCTCGGGTGGTACGTACACTGTGGCGGACATTAAAGGGGGGCGTTGTGCCTGGACCAGTTCCTGGAGTTGCTCAGAGGCGCAAATCAATCCGAACCATTGTCACAATCACCCTCCTTTTTGCTCTTTGCTTTTTGCCTTTCCATGTGACCCGCACAATATTTTTGGCCCTGAGAGCAGGAGGAGCTGCCCTTGGTGGTTGCCGAGCACTAGGGGTGGTGGCTGTCTGCTATAAGGTTACTCGACCCTTAGCCAGTGCCAACGCCTTTCTCAATGCTTTGTTGTACTTTTTAACCAAGGAACCCTGTGGTCGAGGGAACAGGGGGAAAAAAGGAGAGCCTATTTCAAAGCAAGAGGGCAAGAAGGGACAATCCAAGGAATCCCAGGTCTGGGGAAACATTTACCCTTCTTTCCCGTGa